In Planctomycetaceae bacterium, the sequence AAAAGCTCGAAGAAATCGCCAAACAGTTCCCGGGCGTTGAAAACTGCTATGCAATTCAGGCGGGCAGGGAAATACGCGTTATCGTTGACGCAAATAATGTAAACGATGAAAGCGCAGCTAAGACAGCTCGTGATATCGCCAAGAAAGTTGAAGATGAATTGACTTATCCGGGCGAAATTAAAGTAACGCTGCTGCGTGAAGTTCGCTGCGTTGAATACGCGAGATAGTTTATAGCCATTAGGGCACCAAGACACGAAGATATATGAAATTAAATGTATTATGTATAGGTGATATTGTCGGCAGGCCGGGTAAACGTGTGCTTGCCGATAATCTTGCGGCGATTATAAAACAATGTGAAATTGACTGCGTCATCGCAAATGCGGAGAATGCTGCCGGCGGTTCAGGTCTTACATTCCAGATATATGACAAACTTTTAAAATATGGCGTTAATATTATCACGCTTGGCGACCATACATTTAAAAAGAAAGAAATTATTCCCGTTCTCGAAAAAAATGACAACATCACACGCCCTGCGAATTTTTCAAAATACGCTGCGGGAAAAGATTTCGCTTTGTACAAAACCGCAAAAGGGCCGGTCATTGCGGTAGTGCCTCTTATTGGCAGAGTTTTTATGAAACCAGCCGACAGTCCTTATGACGCGGTCGATTCCATTTTGCCGAAACTCGAAAGCAAGGCGGATATTGTAATTGTGGAAATGCACGCCGAGGCGACAAGTGAAAAAGTTTCGATGGGATATTATCTTGACGGCAGGGTGAGCTGCGTATTTGGTACGCACACGCACGTCGCGACAGCAGATGAAAAAATTCTGCCGAAGGGCACCGCGTATATCACAGACATTGGAATGACAGGTTCGCATTATTCAGTACTCGGCAGAAAAATAGAATCTGTGCTGAAAAATTTCAGGACGCTTATGCCTTGTCCATTTGAAGTGGCAACCGACGATTTAAGAATCAACGGCATAGTTGTTACAATAGACAGCTCAACAAAAAAAGCTGAAAAAATTCAACGCCTCGAATTCAAAGACGCAGAATCAGACTCCGTCGGCTATGACGCTGACGACGGTAAACCGGATTTTAGCAACGACTTCTAATAGAAAAACCAGGCTAACTACTTAGCAGTCAAGGTTTTACAGCATTCGTTAATTTGTGAAAAATATAGGCATTTCTGTTGACTTTCTTAATATAAGCGATAAACTTACATAATGCTCTTTGCTTTTCAGCAATGGTGAGTAGAAGGATTTTGATAGGGAAGTTGAGATGGGAAACGGAAGAACAGTTTTGGTCATTGAGGAATATTCAGTTAATCACGCAGAGTTTATCTACTTTTAATCCTGGTTCACAATCTCATATCGCATCGATTTTTTGCACTTTGTAATTTTTGTCAACAGCTGTCTGGCATGGCGGACAGTTGAAAATATATATTGTGTATAAAATTATTCGGTGTTGTATTTTTGGGAGAACTAAAATGAGAGCAGGAAAGATTGTATTTGTTATTGTTACAACGCTGTGCCTGACATCTATGGTATGTGGAGACTGGAACGTGGGCGATCCGTACAAGATGCATTATCCGCAACTGCCGAAATCAGGTGGATGGGATGTCGAATTTGGTGCATCAATGCTCGGAGACGACTGGAAATGCTCGGAAACCGGTGCGGTAAGCGATGTTCACTTATGGGTTTCCTGGATGCAGAACCTTGTTCAGCCAATCGGGATGATGACAGTAAGTATCTACTCCGATGTGCCGGCTGTTCCGGGCACAAACGACTATTTTAGTCATCCGGGTCAACTGTTATGGATGCGGGACTTTTCATCCAGCCAGATTATTGTCCGCGATATGAATCCGGATTTGCAGGGCTGGTACGACCCATCGACAGGAGAATATGGTCGCAATGACCACATAATGTGGCAGCAAATTAACATCACAAACATTGATAAACCATTTTATCAGCGGGAAGGAACGATTTATTGGCTCGTCGTTGATTTCGGGCTACTGCCGTATGTTGGCTGGAAAGAGTCAGCCGATCATTTTAATGATGACGCAGTCCGTATGTCGCCGACGGGTGCATGGCAGGAATTGATTGACCCTGCGACAGGTACATCCATTGATTTGTCATTTGTTATTACGCCCGAACCTGCAACAATTGCTATCTTAGCGATAGGAGGACTTTTAATCAGACGCAGGACGATGTAATTTTAAGGTCGTCGGTATTTAAAAAGGCCGGCGACCATTTTTTTTGTTTTAAGGAGAATGAAAATGGAGATGAAAATGAAAAAAAATATTTGTTTAATTTTGATTTTGTGTCTGTCCTCGCTGGTTTACGCGGACTGGAACCAAGGCGACACTTACAAAATGCACTTTCCGCAGTATCCGCAAATTGATAATGGATGGGATGTTTGTCTGTGCTGTCAGTCTTTGGCTGACGATTTTCTATGTACGGAAACTGGGACTATCGATGATATTCACATCTGGGTTTCGTTCCAAGGAGATATTCCGGTTGATTTGGGCGACCCGTCTATTTGGGACATTACAATCCGCGCGTATGATTTAGTTTCGCCGGGGAATATTGGCCCTATACTGTGGAGCTACACCGGCGGAAGCATTGCAATCCGACAGTGGAGTTCAGGAATACAAGGCTGGTATTGTCCGAGTCCGCCTTCGCTGCAAATTCCAAATGACCATCAAGGTGTTTGGCAGATTAATTTTACAAATCTCTACGAGCCGATGGTGCAGACCCAGGGACAGATGTATTGGCTTGTGATAAAAGTAAATCTGCCGTTTCAGCCGCCGCCTGCGGTAGGGTGGAAAACCGCGAACCTGATGACTTATCCGCCGCCATACACCGGTCTTATCTACGGCGCAAATGCACGTTGGCAAATGCCTGGCGCATCCGCATGGAATCCAATTATTCCACTGCAAACAACAACACGTGATTTGGCGTTTGTTATTACGGGCAATCACATCGAGGACATAATAGATTATGGCGATGCGCCCGATGGGCCTTATCCAACGCTTTTGGCAAATAACGGAGCAAGGCACGTTATGAATTCGGGAATGTTTCTGGGCTTGTGTGTCGATAGCGAGCCGGACGGCCAACCAACAATTCCTGCCGATGGCGACGATATTAATCCGCTCATGGGGCCGGACGATGAAGATGGCGTTGTGTTCTCGCCGTTTTTCATTGGCCAGTCTGCTACAGTAAATGTTACCGCGTCTGCGCCGGGATTTTTGGATGCCTGGATAGATTTCAATGGCGACGGGATGTGGACGATGGGCTTGCCTGAACAAATCGCAATTTCAACGCCGCTTGTCGTGGGTAACAATGCAATTACATTTAACGTTCCTGCAACAGCATTGCTCGGACAGACTTACGCGAGGTTTAGATTCAGCGGTGTTGGCGGACTTATGCCGACCGGACTTGCACCGAATGGCGAAGTGGAAGATTACGCCGTTATGATTGAAGAGGAAATAAATCCCGACCCAAACACAAAATATGTTCAGTGGCCTGACACTACGCCCACTGGAATCGATATTCGTGTTGACGACGGCGATGGCGTTACAAGGCATATCGCTGACGATTTCCCGTGCAAAAAGGCCGGGCCAATCACTGATATTCATTTCTGGGGTTCGTGGAAAAACGATGAAAAGAGTCGAATCAACGGCTTTACAATTTCTTTCTACAGCGATGACCCTGTCGGTCTCGGTGGAAGCGACCCGGAAAATATTTACTCGAAACCAGACCAGCCGCTCTGGAAGAGAACATTTTTACCGGGCGAATTTGACGAATCGCTGTATTACACGTTGCCGAGAGGTTTGTATGAATGGTGGTGGGACCCGTATTTCGGAGCGATTTTGTCAAACGGCGACCAGAATATCTGGCAGTATGATATTTATATAGACCCTGCCGATGCGTTTGTGCAGGAAGGTACGCCGGAAAATCCGATGGTGTATTGGCTGGAGATTGAAGCGTGGACGCCATATCAAACCATTGGCAACGAATTCGGCTGGAAGACTTCCGATACTCACTGGAATGATGATGCGGTCTTTGCAACTGGTTCGCTTTATCCGTATGTCAGCGACTGGAGTGAATTGCGTTATCCGGAAGGGCATCCATATTATCCGGAGTCGCTGGATATGGCGTTTAAACTGACGACTGGCGAGCATAAACAATATAAATGGCTGCAAAAGCCCGATTTGAGCGAAACTGGTATTGACGTTGATGCGACAGAGCCGTTTATACTTGCCGATGATTTCCAATGTAATAAACCAAATCTGATAACAAAAATTGTTGTGTGGGGAAGCTGGCTCAACGACATATTGCCCGCTGAAGGTGCTGGTAATGTTACTTTTAC encodes:
- a CDS encoding TIGR00282 family metallophosphoesterase codes for the protein MKLNVLCIGDIVGRPGKRVLADNLAAIIKQCEIDCVIANAENAAGGSGLTFQIYDKLLKYGVNIITLGDHTFKKKEIIPVLEKNDNITRPANFSKYAAGKDFALYKTAKGPVIAVVPLIGRVFMKPADSPYDAVDSILPKLESKADIVIVEMHAEATSEKVSMGYYLDGRVSCVFGTHTHVATADEKILPKGTAYITDIGMTGSHYSVLGRKIESVLKNFRTLMPCPFEVATDDLRINGIVVTIDSSTKKAEKIQRLEFKDAESDSVGYDADDGKPDFSNDF
- a CDS encoding PEP-CTERM sorting domain-containing protein — protein: MRAGKIVFVIVTTLCLTSMVCGDWNVGDPYKMHYPQLPKSGGWDVEFGASMLGDDWKCSETGAVSDVHLWVSWMQNLVQPIGMMTVSIYSDVPAVPGTNDYFSHPGQLLWMRDFSSSQIIVRDMNPDLQGWYDPSTGEYGRNDHIMWQQINITNIDKPFYQREGTIYWLVVDFGLLPYVGWKESADHFNDDAVRMSPTGAWQELIDPATGTSIDLSFVITPEPATIAILAIGGLLIRRRTM
- a CDS encoding GEVED domain-containing protein codes for the protein MKKNICLILILCLSSLVYADWNQGDTYKMHFPQYPQIDNGWDVCLCCQSLADDFLCTETGTIDDIHIWVSFQGDIPVDLGDPSIWDITIRAYDLVSPGNIGPILWSYTGGSIAIRQWSSGIQGWYCPSPPSLQIPNDHQGVWQINFTNLYEPMVQTQGQMYWLVIKVNLPFQPPPAVGWKTANLMTYPPPYTGLIYGANARWQMPGASAWNPIIPLQTTTRDLAFVITGNHIEDIIDYGDAPDGPYPTLLANNGARHVMNSGMFLGLCVDSEPDGQPTIPADGDDINPLMGPDDEDGVVFSPFFIGQSATVNVTASAPGFLDAWIDFNGDGMWTMGLPEQIAISTPLVVGNNAITFNVPATALLGQTYARFRFSGVGGLMPTGLAPNGEVEDYAVMIEEEINPDPNTKYVQWPDTTPTGIDIRVDDGDGVTRHIADDFPCKKAGPITDIHFWGSWKNDEKSRINGFTISFYSDDPVGLGGSDPENIYSKPDQPLWKRTFLPGEFDESLYYTLPRGLYEWWWDPYFGAILSNGDQNIWQYDIYIDPADAFVQEGTPENPMVYWLEIEAWTPYQTIGNEFGWKTSDTHWNDDAVFATGSLYPYVSDWSELRYPEGHPYYPESLDMAFKLTTGEHKQYKWLQKPDLSETGIDVDATEPFILADDFQCNKPNLITKIVVWGSWLNDILPAEGAGNVTFTLSIHEDIPDPNLENPLDYSMPAEPVWLRNFLPGQFEVEVEKYEINEGWWSPDNPQGYIFPGDHVCWKYTFHIPADEAFYQKGTPANPKVYWLDVQAHPFEMTAARFGWKTSLKHWNDDAVWGMGIEPYMGPWHELIYPPQHQYYPESIDLAFAIDSNNAGPKADLGDAPDSTNNSGVIMTTYPSGVTANFPTVYMDATVAPPFGPLHQDTQSAFYLGTTVSFEKEADMGPDMDATNNIIPATNSKNLDGGDDGVAVPLSMPRCRLMNFNYTVTVIDITQPIFANVWFDFNRDGDWDDVNMCGTDSAPEWAVVDQFLTFSAPGTYTVSTPAFRTWHPLADDSPIWMRITLSETPSMPSGAGGSGPLGGYQYGETEDYHFWADQSCSNCADYDLSGLVNYLDLREFVADWLWTGLAGGYAEGDLDCDGDVEFTDFAIFAEQWYLSCP